The sequence ACTACAGAAAATACTACACTGATACACTGAGGTTGTAACTGCTAATGATAATAAACACAGTATAACACGATTACACAttacatcacacacatttataacaGCGGGCCTTCCCACAATCCTCCTCGATGGGACCCTCCAccccgaacacacacacacacagtgtggacAGAGggatgctgacacacacacacacacacacacacacacacacattcagagcatatatcccacacacacattttctgagTCAATGGGCGGATGTGGAGGCATCATGGCGACAGCAGCTCCCACCACACGCACGTGCACACGCGCGTGCACACGCACACCCTACCTGCCGACGCCAGGCCGTCCGGGCCcgcttctcctcctccatccaccGGATtcatcctccctcctcctcgCGCTGCTCCTCcgcctccctcctcctcctcgcgCTCTCTCCTCCGTTATGTACCGTCGGTTGCTCCGCTCCTCGCGCCTCCTCCCTGCCTACCCGTCCATCCCTGCGGGTCGGTCCAGGCTCCCACCGGTCGCACGGATGTGTTCCCCTCCTCCCGGTACCGATCACTGCTGCATCCTCCTCGGTTGAGCCTCGACagtcctgctcctcctcctcctcctcctccgccgccgccgctgctgctgctgctgctgttcttacGTTACCGTGATCCCGCGctgcatcacatcacatcacgtCACCGTTACTGGTACCGGCGCCGTTACTGCCCGCAGATCCCGTTACCGTGCGCCCCCGGTACCCCTCTGTCCCGCTGCCGGTCCAGCCAGCGGACGGTCGGTGGATCGCTCGGTCGGTCGGTGTGTGTTCCAGCACGCAGGCGCACCGGAGAGAGAGGAGCGCTGTGCACGagggctgcagcagctgctgcaccgattaacacacacaccgtgcCCCCGCCTCTTCCCGTTACTATGACGTTACCGTTACCGGCGGTTCCGTTACTACGagcagtttgtattttatttctgttcgGTTCGATTGTCTGTTGTGTAATATGATTTATTATTCAGGCCGTGTTACCGTGTGTTCTGTATtatcatattgtttcatattttacatctaatttattgtaatttgttattatttaataaaCAGTCTGACATACGAAGAATTTCACTGGGTCCAAAATATTAGGAACAAAATCAATCACATATTAGAACAAAGCAGGTCAACTTATATTAACAAGTGACAATGTTGAGGACGaggcagaaaatgttttaaaatgagtttgtttaattattaattCTGTTGGACACAAATTACCATAATAAAGTTTAGGTTAAAGGGCAGGAATTGATTTATGACATGTAAAGTACAAAGAAAGCAGGACATATATACAGATGTAATGAAAAGagtaaattaataataaatatgaatataaagaATATTTCCCTCAATTAGTTTCCTTTAATGAAGCAGGTTCAGGTGTGTTAGTGCAGGTGCCTGATGGTGTAGTCCGTCCATGCAGCTGTTCACCTGCTACAGGTGGGACTACAGCGCCGCCCAGAGGCCGAATCCTATCATTGTCTTTAACGTCCCTTTAGAATTGTACTCGGTAacttgtctttgtgttttctgtacgtttgtctttattgtttatatttatctcgttaataaacaaacaaagaaaagcaaatgaatTGGGCGCCATcttgcgtttttttttttttttgggctcAATCGGTGTACGACGTCGCGGGGTCATGACGTCATGTTGCCGTAGATACACAGAAGAGCGTCTGTAGCTGCTAAAAGCTAACGGCTAGCTAGAGATTACCTTCCGTAACGTTTTGGCTTTTTTGAATGACCGTATAAACACGAGCGGACTGTGTATCGGCCTGACGGGCCTTCGTGTGTCATGTAGTGACATTTAACTGTCAGCGAAGACAAAACATTAGCGACAGATAGCATCAATGCTAACAGGTGTTAGCGTTAGCTAAGTCCAGTTTCCTGTCGACAGAGGATCAGCTGAAGAAAAACGAGCCAGTATCAACAGGTAGAGTCAGACCCAATGACACTTCTGTCTGTAGGAATTAACAGTTAACATACTGTGAGCCTGTGTAAATAAGCTGCTGGTGGTGATACATGCAGCAcggtgatatatatatatattgtcatACTGGCTCAGTGTTTGGTTTCTTGGCTCACAGACAGTCCCGGTACCGGCCCGGATGGAGCAGGTGGAGAAGGATGAGGTGTTGGTGTCAGAGCTGAAGAGGCAGCTGGAGGGTGAAGACATGAACCTGCAGCAGAAAGTCAACCTGCTGAACAACGGTTTGAACAGTGAGCCGACCAGTATCTTACCTGTGTCAAGGCTTTGACACTTATTGTTGGCCACTTATCCGGGTCCACGTTGTGTTAAATTCATTATATCTTTAGAAATGATTGTTGTGTTGAGCTGGGaattgtttaaaaagtaatataaTAGCAAACTATTCAAGGTGGTACCATACTTTCATATGTTGAACAGAGTGATCACTTTTTATAGTATAAAGTCCTACAGAAACCCTGAAAACACTAACATCTGGTTGAAGGCTTTGCCCAGGTGATCCATACTAACCCACAGGTGCACCAGAGTAAAGTCTGTTCACGTCTCTGTCAGGGTGTCTGAACGTGGCGGCGGTGCAGACGGACAGCAGCGTGTTGACTCGTCTAAAGTCTCGGTTGTATCAGAGCGGCGTCCTCGGTCACTGCGTCCTCGTCCTCTCTCTGCATCCCAGAAGGCTGCAGGACATCTGGAGCTCCGCCGCCATGCTCGCCCAGCTCACCAGGTACACGTCAGAGACAGGTTCACTGTGATGTTACAGCATAGGATCATCATCGTTCTAGGTTTGTCAAACATAATTTAAGAGTTTAATTAACGGTGTTTTCATTCATCATATTTTTACATACGGATGTTCCTTTGTACTTCCTGTCCAGTTCCTGCTGTGTGGGGGTGGACCCTGGTGAACATTCAAAGACCTTTCACAGGCTGTTCCTGCCGTCGGTCATGGACGGCCTCCTCTCATTGGCCAGTCAGCTGATGAGGCAAGCGGAGGTGAGACATTACCGACGTCTCTGTGGTTAAAATCATTTCACTAGAATCTTCCTTTTCTTTAACTCTCTGGATTAATGCtcactctgtctgtcagtgcatGTCGCTCTTCAGGAAGGTGATGGACTCGGTCGGCTGGCTGCTCAGAGCTCACACCCAGCTCACCACACAGGGTCAGTCACATCACTGCTTATTCACCGGGTTATGGACTGATTCTGCACTCACAGTTTATGATCGGTCCCCTGGTGTTTTAGCCGTACTCACCTGTTTTAGACAAAACTCGACAGGTTGTCTTGAAGTCTGCTTATAgttcatatacagtaaatatatttttaatcatcTAATGTGTCAAAGCTTTTTTCTTAACAAAACTATAGGTTGTTGAACAGTTTTTATGGATTTTCATGTCAAGTGTTGAATCATGGGTTTGGGATCCACGGTGCTGGTTTAGGTCTGATCATCGTATTTGTTGACAGTGTAGCGTAAGTGCAACAGCTTCCTTTAATTCtgcctttctgtctctgcagttcTCACCTCTGTTCACTATGAGCAGATCCAGATGTGTGATGACgtcactgtctgtctgctctgtgtccaGCTGTGGATTCAAACCTGCACAGCCAGCAGGTAGTGCATCATTTCATTTGCCGGGTTTTGGGAAAGTGaacaacagaaactgaacattGTTGTTTCTGCAGCGACTTCCTCACCGGGTTGAGTGACGACTCTGTCCTGTTGCTTCTTAATGAGGCTGTCAGCCAATTAGCTGTCAGTTCTGACTCTGCGGTGGGCGGAGCCTCCATCAAGCTGATCCTCCTCATGGCTAGTCAGCTGGACCTCCGGCTCCACCCCCTTCTACTCCAAtttggaggtcagaggtcacagatgTTGAAGTATTTATTATATCTGCAGTTAAAAACAGGGTCAGTGCAGCATGTAGgactctgtctctgcaggtctGGACAGTCTGCTGGACAAAGACTGGAGGGGGCGTGGGTTTGACCAGGATGTGGATCAGCTGATTGCACTCATCCAATCCAGCAGAGGCAGGAAGAGTCAGTCTCAGGTTTGTCTGTGCTCCTGTCTCTCGCTCTGGCTGATAGCTGTCTTTGATCATTCCTCAGTACTGTCCTTACCCAGAAATCACTCTGgtcctttattttgaaggctgCTTATCCTTCAGCTGTGAAGAGTGAGCAGGAGGTGCCGATGTTTTTTTGTGAACTGTTCTCTTCTCTTTACTGACCCGATTGACATGTGGATGCTGTTAAAGGAAGTGGGACGTGTcctctgtctgcctcttgacctctgaccccatGTTTTCCTGTGTATGTAGGTGAGTACTGAGCATGTGCGGGCAGCATGTGTGATCCAGGCGGCATGGAGGTCGTATCAGACCAGACGCAGAGTGAAGAGTCTGAACAGAGCAGTCGGCACCCTGCAGAGGAGATACAGGTGAGTCTGGAGCTGCACTACAGTCATGTCTGTGTGGTCACCACAGAGTTTAGAAATACCATCTGGAAACAGAAACTGTCCAAAAATGCACCTGCCAGCACTTCTAACCCTCCAACATGTTGTCAGTGATCGAGTACTAAACATggaaatgtgctgttttttttttgtcttcatattaaactgaaatttttctcttttagttGTTCAGACAAATTAGACATTTGTTATTGTCTCTTTGGACACTGGAAATTGTGAtttgctggtgtgtgtgtgtgtgtgtgtgtcaggactcggaggagacagcagcagcaacagcaggaggCGCAGCAATGGGAGGAGGAGTTGAAGTACCAGGTGAGACTGACATGGTGTCACCAAAGGATGTGACCCTTCTGTCTTCATTCTGTGATCTCCAGTCCTGTCTTCCTCTTCAGGACAATCATTCATAAATTTACATGAtggagcagcagctgttgtAGGCGAAACCTCCACTCTCATCTTCCTGTCAACACATTGTGCAAATACTTCATTAAGTCAAAGCTGTGAATGCACTGACAAGATGCAGAAATGTACTACACGTGTCAAAAGTAAAGTGTCAGTATGTGCTCAGCATTTATTCCTGCTCTGCGTTCACATGACATcactgttcatgtttgtgttcaggTTTGTGTGAGACGTCAACAGGCGAGGAGGGAGTTCCACCAAAAACAgagacagctgctgcagctgctgcctcctggtgaggagacacacacacacacacatcacgtGTACTGCCCCCATGTCTTGGCATCTATCAGTCGGATTAATTTGTCTGATATTTAGTGTTTATCGTCAGTTCACAGTTTTCCGATGCATCTCTGGATGTGTTGGTCTTTGTTGGAGAAAGTGATTCAGAGAGAAGTTGAAACCACAGCTGGTGTGAActgggagtgtgtgtgacacctgagtgtgtgtgtctgtgtttagacCAGGTGCAGTCGTACCTGCAGGAGTGTGAGCGGCGTGCAGCTGTGGTGGTCCAGAGCTTCTGGAGAGGCTTCAGGGAGAGACGACGCTACAAGGACACAcgacacacactgagacacacacgtgcacagcAGCAGGCCGCCAGGATCCTGCAGAGAGCGGTACGTGTTCTCCAGTCCCAAATCTGTTTCCACCTGTTAGTCCGGGTTAACCTGCAGGAGTCTTTGAAGGTGTTAACGTGTTTTTCTGCCACGGAGGAAATGAATTTCACAacgaaaaatgaaaaactgtgtgACGGGAGAAAGTGAACATCcatgtttttttcacttttttcattctCAGACAAAGTTTCTTAGCTGGTCAAAGTGTTCACGTCTTAAAAACAGATAATAGAAAACAAGACTGTCTCCTTGTCAGGACCCTGCAGTCACATTAATACACTGAACATTCACACACTTTGCTGCCTGTGAGCTCACTCACACCTGACTGCTGGTACTGACTCGTCCCAATTTTAGGTGCAGCGTTTTCTGCAGAAACGACGAGCAGCCAAGTGCCCGCCTGTTACGCCTTTCTGGATTGGTCAGAAAGGTCTGACAGACAGCCGGAGGGCAGAGCTCCAGAGGCAGGTGGACGAATACATCACTGCACATCCGGTAAGAGCTTCAATAAACAACTTTTTACTTCCTGGACATGTCGATAGTCATCGTCTGTCACAGCTGTTACCCATAATGCTTTGGGTCCTACTGACGGGCTGCGTTGTCTGTCTGCAGTCGTCCCGTGTGTCTCCAGAGGAGTGTGAGCGTCTGCATAAGGAGgcgcagcagctgctgctgacgGAGCTGCAGAGGGCGGAGcaacagaggagggaggagcagaggcTGGAGGCTCTgctggctcacacacacacacagctggagaTGCTCAGaggtatcacacacacacacacacacacacacacacacacacacacacacacacacaccttgcttTCCTTTCTGCAGAGATAAGAATAGAAAGTTCAGCTGTGGACAGGGGTCACAAACGTTGCTCAGTGGACCCAGGAAGAGAATCAGACTTTGGAGctgatgtttgttgttgttgtacagtttagtgctgctgtttttctggctGTAGTTTCTCTGGTTGCCATAGTCACGACGTGAGCAGTGACAGCGAGCTGGAAAAAGTTTAACCATCGTCAACTCAGATGGCAGGAACAAataaccgtgtgtgtgtgttccaacCAATCTCTGCTGGTGTGTTTGGCTCCGTTTTTATCCACCTGAAAAGAAACTGATCATCTGCTCAGTGTTTAGGAATCAGAAAGTGTCAAACCCTCCAGAGACATGATTTGTGACGGGCCCACAAGTTGGAGTTGGATGTTTCAATTGagccatttttttgttttcctttaaccAATCAGCTTTTGGTCTCACCTGTTgcccctccccctctccctaCAGATGCCCCGCCCCTCTCTGTGGTCACAGCTACAGATGCCGATTCCTTCCTGAGCCCCTCGGGTCCCATCGCCGTTCGTGCCCGTGACGCCCACAATGCACTGCTGCAGGCAAACCGGATGCCCTGGTGGAGGACACTGGGAGATATGGTCGACAATTTTAGCCCCGCCCTCCTGGAGGAACTGGAGGCGGAGCTTGGAGGACTGTATGTTGGAGGATCACAGGGGGTCAGCAGATATACTGAGGTGGACGGAATAAACCTTTAACCTGAGAAC is a genomic window of Mastacembelus armatus chromosome 2, fMasArm1.2, whole genome shotgun sequence containing:
- the iqcb1 gene encoding IQ calmodulin-binding motif-containing protein 1 isoform X1 produces the protein MEQVEKDEVLVSELKRQLEGEDMNLQQKVNLLNNGLNRCLNVAAVQTDSSVLTRLKSRLYQSGVLGHCVLVLSLHPRRLQDIWSSAAMLAQLTSSCCVGVDPGEHSKTFHRLFLPSVMDGLLSLASQLMRQAECMSLFRKVMDSVGWLLRAHTQLTTQVLTSVHYEQIQMCDDVTVCLLCVQLWIQTCTASSDFLTGLSDDSVLLLLNEAVSQLAVSSDSAVGGASIKLILLMASQLDLRLHPLLLQFGGLDSLLDKDWRGRGFDQDVDQLIALIQSSRGRKSQSQVSTEHVRAACVIQAAWRSYQTRRRVKSLNRAVGTLQRRYRTRRRQQQQQQEAQQWEEELKYQVCVRRQQARREFHQKQRQLLQLLPPDQVQSYLQECERRAAVVVQSFWRGFRERRRYKDTRHTLRHTRAQQQAARILQRAVQRFLQKRRAAKCPPVTPFWIGQKGLTDSRRAELQRQVDEYITAHPSSRVSPEECERLHKEAQQLLLTELQRAEQQRREEQRLEALLAHTHTQLEMLRDAPPLSVVTATDADSFLSPSGPIAVRARDAHNALLQANRMPWWRTLGDMVDNFSPALLEELEAELGGLYVGGSQGVSRYTEVDGINL
- the iqcb1 gene encoding IQ calmodulin-binding motif-containing protein 1 isoform X2, with product MDGLLSLASQLMRQAECMSLFRKVMDSVGWLLRAHTQLTTQVLTSVHYEQIQMCDDVTVCLLCVQLWIQTCTASSDFLTGLSDDSVLLLLNEAVSQLAVSSDSAVGGASIKLILLMASQLDLRLHPLLLQFGGLDSLLDKDWRGRGFDQDVDQLIALIQSSRGRKSQSQVSTEHVRAACVIQAAWRSYQTRRRVKSLNRAVGTLQRRYRTRRRQQQQQQEAQQWEEELKYQVCVRRQQARREFHQKQRQLLQLLPPDQVQSYLQECERRAAVVVQSFWRGFRERRRYKDTRHTLRHTRAQQQAARILQRAVQRFLQKRRAAKCPPVTPFWIGQKGLTDSRRAELQRQVDEYITAHPSSRVSPEECERLHKEAQQLLLTELQRAEQQRREEQRLEALLAHTHTQLEMLRDAPPLSVVTATDADSFLSPSGPIAVRARDAHNALLQANRMPWWRTLGDMVDNFSPALLEELEAELGGLYVGGSQGVSRYTEVDGINL